GCGGGCGCATTGTCGACTTCCTCTGTTGTGCACTAAGGTCTGAATCCAAGCTACTCGGCAAGGCAACGTCTTCGAAGGAAACAGAGCCAAAAACGGGACCGTGTTTGTTCGCCACTCGCCGCGTCCCGTCTTTCGCGATGGTTCGTTCAAACATGTTGCCTCGGTTATCTCTCGCGCGTCGTCGGAAGCGTTAGTTCGAGTGTGACATCTCCAAGTGTACAAGGAACTGACATGTGCGACGGGTCGCGACGTACCGCGTTCTTTTATACACCGGTGGAAGCAAGCATGCCCGCGCACTTGACAGAGCAGCAGGACTCTTGGCACAGGCGCGGGAACCCACTGCCGACGGCCTGCGCCCGCAGGTCGCGCGCGAACTTGCGCTGCCAGCGTGCTGGGTGTCCAGCGGCGACGAGGTGCGCGCCGTTAGAAGGGCGCGACTGTGGACTTGAGTGCTCTCACTGGGCTGTGGCCAGGCGGGCGGCCCTCCCACAGCCTCAGAGTCCATGAAGGAGGCGCATGGAAGACGAGTCCCAAAGAGCAGGCGAGCGGACGCAGAGGGACAGCCGACGCCGTGCGCGCGCTTCGCACAGTCTTTGTCCCTTTGGTGATTCTTTTTCTCTCACTCAACCTGAGGTGTGGCACATTGGGCGCGAAAGCGCACACAGTCTCTTATAGTATGTACAGTCTCTGGGTCTCCTGGGAGAATAACTATGTACAGGGCGAACGATAATGCACGGGGAGGGGACAAGAGTATTGCACTGTGTGTGTGTAAGCGGATGTAGCCGGGACGCCTAAATGGAGGCTAAGCTGTCGGGCCGGCGGTCGTCGCGGTGGTGGTGCCGTAGCAGCGGGTCCTCTTGGCGCATTTTCTTGGCGTCGCCGTGCTCCATTTCCTGGTCTGACACGTCGTCGTGGCGCAGCTGCTCGGCCTCGTTGTCGTGCTTCTTTTTGGCCGTGGCCATCTCGGCGGCGTGCTTCTTCCGCCACTTCGTTCTCCGATTTTGAAACCACACCTGCGTGGAAAAAACATGTGCACCACTTGAGTGTCGTGTCGTCATCGATAAAGCCGATAAACAGTGCGGAGGTTCCGCGCTGGCAGACACCTCGAGTATGCAAATCTTTCACAGAAATATGAACAAGAAGAAGAGATTCGAAAGGACCATTGTGAATATGAGAAACTACATGCATATACGAACGGAATTAAGAAGCACAGTACAGAAAAGCTCTCTAAAAGCCATTTAAGACTTATATATAAGAAATTTATTCAAATACTCATTACGTCACACCCATTAGCAACTTTTCCATGGGCAGCCTACACAAAACACGAAAAGTAGATAATTTCTCATAACTGCAACTTCTTCACGAACAGGGTTACTTAGCCACTTCCTATGCTACAGTGGCGCCTGGATATCCCATAAACAAACGCAAGAGAATACGATGTCTTGTAGTTTTTGGCTGCGTATAAACTGGTTAAAGTGCATTAAAGGATGCAAATGAATTCGGCAGTGTCCGGCAACTTCCTGCTTATTTTGCCCACCTTTATTAGAGCGTTCGGTAAAACATTTACCGATCCTCTGTTTCCAGCGTAAAATGAGATGTGCCAGGCCCGCCATACCCACATACACGATAAACGAAAATGCGCTCAACACATTTCTCCTTGATTTCGGCAAATATGTTTCTTGAATATATTTATTTGCCCGGACTGCAGAGCACTAGAATGAATTACCTGGACACGTTCCATCTCCATCACATGATGAATTCATTTCGTGCATTCTGCTTCAGTGACTGATCTCTTCGTATTTTACCTTGTGCCTTGCATTGTATCTTGTACGCCTCATTTCTCTGTCAACCCTCTGAGACCCCAGTATGttggaatgaatgaataaatgaataccTGCAGCATGCTTAACATCGGAGAAAGCTGAGGACTGCTGCCCATAGAAATATATACTCAGCCCCCAAACTTTCCGAAGTGCTTGAAGGAACATGTACGTGCTTGAAGGTGACAATTTGTACTGTAGCTGAACTTCGTACTTTTCGTTGAATCTTGGGCCGGTAACTACAAAGAGCTCTTACACTACGATTCTTTGCTAGCGTAAATTCTAGCCAATCGTGATGCTGAACATATTATTACAGAAGGCGGCCAACCAATAGAAAAgcgcacttacgaacgaaacgctttgtgaattcagcccttGAATCTTAAAGGGACACACCGTGCCATAGAATACAATTTCACGTGCAAGTTGTTCGGCGGATAGCTTTTACGGCCTCTAGAACAACCAATAACATCGCGGGAATTTCGAAAATTACGTCGTTTAAAGCATCTTATCTTGCATTGAATCAGAAGCagaggaaaaaaataagaacaaaaaaaCCAAAACAAGTTCAAGGTCAAGAGATTGTGTTTCTTTTCCCCCTTTCGTTATTGGTGTGGCACCTACGAAAATATCGCTAGATTGAATATTAACCCATGCCTTGACTTAAGTCTGTTTTATTTCACGTAACAATAGTGAATTAACATATTGATGTGTTTTGTGACCTTAATCATTAGAATTTACGATGCAACTTCGAACAACAGCATCCCGCACTCAGATGAAAATGCCGGAAGGacaaggaaaatattttttttctctgctaaATTAGATTATTTATCGTATTAACAAGAAATTGTATTGTATTTTATACAATTGTATTCCGCCCATTCTGTAGAACGACAACGATGGCGAAAGTGTCACTTCCATCGAGACGCAGTCATTAAAGGACACTTGCCGAAACAACACGCCCCGCTCACGCGCCTGCACAGTTTTCCGAATGAGCAGACAGATACCGAAAGGCGCTCGATTTGGTGCCCATCGCAGCAGTAGACAACAGCGCTACACCTCCAGCACGCGTACGCCCTGCGTGTACGGCACAGCTTGACAGCGTTTAGGGTCCAATACATTCAAGGCAGAACGAATCGGCACGAGAGCCTCCGGGGGAGCGCGAGACAGACGAAGACGCACGAGGCGCGCGTGGGCCTCCGCGAGGTGGTCGCGCGAAGGAATAGCCTGGCCGCCTCCCGCGCGCGGTAATGAAAGCCACCGCGGGCATCTGTTGATCGTCCCCCTCCCCGTCCCTCGTGATTCGGGCCTCGGGACGAGGCTAGGGCAAATGAGGCCGCCCGCTGCTTCCCGTATGAGCGGCGGCCTGGCATCCCGCGCCGCTTCTGCACGCCCCGAGGTCTCGCACGCGACTGTTTCGCACAGCGAGAGGACATCTatatggcggctctcgttgccgAATGGAAGGCGCTTCTCTTGTCCGCAGATTGGCGGTCGTTAGTGGACCAGTAGGAGAGCCATTTCACGCCTATTCAGGGTACAACACGCGAGGCTGGAAAACGGCCTTATTGTCTTCTGATTGCCCACTGGTGGTTACCAGATGAGCCGATGTCCCGGCGACCTTCTTTTTTGCTGGCTCTCTTttgcagcttttttttgttttctttgtacgTGCGGGAACACCATCGTCCCACTGATAGCTTCTGTCCCGAGAGAGTTTAAGCCCTGCTGCTTCTTTGTATCAGCGATGTCTACGGTTATGCGGTCCTTGCGCCTGCTGCCTTTAGCAGGGCGGAAAGATTTACCGTGTGGGCAGGTGGTTTTCGTGTGGCAATAAGGCATGACTATAACTCTCCGTTACTTTCCAGGCTGTCCTGTTAAACCTTCATTCCCCACTAAGGGCAGCAACCGCCTGAAAATAAAAAGCGGGCCAAGTGCGGAACCAACCGTTTATTATATACCGTAGTGAAAGTCAGAGTTCTTCGATAATGATActtcaaaacaaacaaaaaaagtgagcTCGTCAGGCTCGCAGCAACTACCCTGAGCGTCGCCGCAGGAAGACTTTGGTCCCGTGTTTCAGGAAGTTACACTTCCAAAGTGTAAAAATTCTGATCGTGAACGCTTCATGAAGCGGACAAGCGAAAGAATCATCACATGTATATAAGAAGACTCGGTGGCGTGCCTACTTTCTGAGGTCTAAACTTGTCAACTGCAACGCATATTCAGGCGATGATCTGTTTTATCGCCGATATGAGAACCCGCAGAGAGTCAGAAGAAAGTGTGGTTGCACTTTATTCTGTCTATCTGAAAGTCCTCTTAATTTTAACAACGCGCAGTTGTTTAGCATGTGTTTAGCACGttaggttgctcagtggctatggtgttgggttgctgagcacgaggttgcgggatcgagtcccggcctcggcggccgcattttgatgggggcgaactgcgaaaacacccgtgtgtttagatttaggtgcacgttaaagaaccccaggtggtcgaaatttccggagtcctgccctacgacgtgcctcataatcaggaaatgattttggcacgtaaaaccccataattttattattatttttttgttctttgacatGCACACGGTACACGGACGTTCTAGCATTTCGCCCCATTGTaaagcagccgccgtggccgctaTCGAACCCCCGACGACGCATTAAGCAGCACGTCGTCATAGCCACTTAGCTATCCAGTGAGTAATACGACAGCTGCCGACGGGTATTCCGTATTTCAGGCAAGTGGGGAGTATACATGTGATCTAAAAAGAGAAAATATGTACAAATCCGACGCCATTTCGAAATCCATGTGAATGCGAAGCTTTCGGGTGCACAACGCATGTACTTTAATGTTTTAACGTGATATTTTTATGCGTATACTTCCCGTTTATATTGCGCGTCTGGTTGCTGGTGTCAAGGTTTGTTTAGCAACAGTGCAATGATACATACGCGATTCAATTTTTTCCGCTGCGGCGCCTTGCTTAGAGGCCATCAAAAATAGACTAATGAGTATACCCTCTGAGGGCCCTTTTATATTCCACAAGCGTAAAGTGAAGCTCCCCAACGTAATCTGGGGCCCTATACCTTAAAACTATACccatctgtttttattccaatctcctgacgcaaAATTTACggaaccaccgacgcaagcatcggacggtAACCcgaagcgttgtttgaaaagcccaatcaaatgcGCTCCTCGTTCATCGGAGATCACTTCTtttctttcaaagcgaataaTATTGCCTAGGTTGAGCAGATTTTCTTATAGAATTGGCTGGAAAGAGGCGAGGAGATCGCTCAAGAGGAGAGGGGTTCGATAGGGCCCAGCTAGCACAGTGAAAGTGGATAACCGGATGAGATAGGGTAGTGCTGGCCTCTGCGGTTTGCCCGCTTCTCCTTAGTTAGCTCGCGGTGGCTGACGGAAAATCGGGGCGGGGTGCAACGGAACATTAAAAATGCCGCCAGAACGGATCctcagtaaagaagagttggcaaaatgCTCTCGTATacatgccgaaagggctcgataacctTACATTGCAACGGAAAAATGTTCATTacatacgcaaataaacccatgcttccCGTCTGCGAGTAGCTAGTGCCAGAAcaatcggcgggcagccatcttctattcctttcggaacggggcagactccagctattcaggaaaaaattcagttttgttcggcatattaatgcgtctctaacgcgcgcacgtcactttgacgtggtgagttttcgcggttttgtgacatcgcgtgacagacaggcgaagtgggcgcagcccgaaaacgtttgatcaaTGGCAGAGTATTATGGCGAAaagggcgtcgaatcagaaacaattatttttctttcgttcggccTAATCATGCGTAACCAGTGTGtaacgtcatatcagatggggagctgtcgTGGCTTTAGTGACATCGCGGGAGAGAAAGGCGAACTGGGGGTGGCTTGGAAATTTTTCGACTAATCCTGGAGGACTGcttgcagaactggaatagaaaagtttggaatagctttacgttatagcacccctgtaGTAGAAAGCCTGTACTACAAAGAACGATGTACTAGCATAGGGAGAACGAAAAATCACGCGCACGCACAACGCGCCGCTGAATTAGGCACTACACCGGCGGCGTTCGAAAGGGGATGAGGGAGAGAACGGTTGACGTCATTGTCAAACGCTTGCTCCCAACAGGCTTTGCGGGGGCGGAGCGGAGTGCGCGAATGGGGCTACCCGAATGCCGACGAAGATAATCCGGTGAGCGAGCTTATAAATGTTTTGTATTAACATGTACGCATGCTTGTTACGTCCACTCACTTTTACTTGACTTTCGGACATGCCAAGGGCGTAGGCAAGCTTGGCTCTCTCGGGTCCTGCGAGATACTTGGTCTGCTCGAAGGTCTTCTCTAAAACGTAGATCTGGTGACCGGAGAAGGTGGGTCGCGTGTGCTTCTTCTTGCCGTCCTTGTCCAAGCAGTTCTGGGCCACTGGAGACAAGAAGAGGACCACGTTCAGTTTATTCCCGCCCAGTCATTGTGCACGGGAAGGAGAGCGACCGCGGGGATGGCTTTGCCACAATACCCTTCCCCCCCATGTCCTTCTCGCTTCTTATCCTGTTCAGACCATTTTAGTTTCGGGGGATTAACGCCTCCATCTTGGACTGTTAACACCAGACTTCCAACGGCACCTTATCAAGCACTGCGCTTCGGACAATAATCTTGAAGCCGAAAAGAAAACAATCAATTTAGCCTCGTTTGGTGGTGCTCCGCTGCGTTTATTTCGAAGCTGCCCTGCGCGATAGCGACAGAATACTTACATGATAGCCAAAtgatattttttctctttttatggCCGTGTTTACTGATTACAATACGCAAGCGAATCACATGTTCTTGCGTATCGCAGTCCTTCCTTTTAAATTTCGAAATATCGTTACACATGGTCCCTTGTTGCATTATGTCGACACGTGCAACAATGCCCTGCTAAAGAGCATCATTTCCGCTGTTGACTGTTTTCTTGATGAAACAGAG
This Dermacentor albipictus isolate Rhodes 1998 colony chromosome 1, USDA_Dalb.pri_finalv2, whole genome shotgun sequence DNA region includes the following protein-coding sequences:
- the LOC135898018 gene encoding homeobox protein Nkx-6.2-like isoform X5, producing MTDIRASQASYSAGSPALKAQGSLSCTYSSASGTPHGINDILGRPQAAAAAAAAAAAGLGAIGLPRFGLGAAGVYFNPANGALHKMGLAELPGRPHLYWPGVVQNPALWRDRLASASVAQNCLDKDGKKKHTRPTFSGHQIYVLEKTFEQTKYLAGPERAKLAYALGMSESQVKVWFQNRRTKWRKKHAAEMATAKKKHDNEAEQLRHDDVSDQEMEHGDAKKMRQEDPLLRHHHRDDRRPDSLASI
- the LOC135898018 gene encoding homeobox protein Nkx-6.1-like isoform X4 — protein: MDREGEIRKGPLVRGSYMTSLVMACARRISARRSSPRSRREGRLPSALRAAAAAAAAAAAAGLGAIGLPRFGLGAAGVYFNPANGALHKMGLAELPGRPHLYWPGVVQNPALWRDRLASASVAQNCLDKDGKKKHTRPTFSGHQIYVLEKTFEQTKYLAGPERAKLAYALGMSESQVKVWFQNRRTKWRKKHAAEMATAKKKHDNEAEQLRHDDVSDQEMEHGDAKKMRQEDPLLRHHHRDDRRPDSLASI
- the LOC135898018 gene encoding homeobox protein Nkx-6.1-like isoform X6, with translation MLRFHTGALSSVIVTSLLSTPLLVLGLFFVRAHNAWSSHFSHFCWSCNCCSGLPLQCTIRFLHTAVATAAHIPVFSRHNCRAVVLRADVQQTQPAATAASAGALPHCAVAQNCLDKDGKKKHTRPTFSGHQIYVLEKTFEQTKYLAGPERAKLAYALGMSESQVKVWFQNRRTKWRKKHAAEMATAKKKHDNEAEQLRHDDVSDQEMEHGDAKKMRQEDPLLRHHHRDDRRPDSLASI